In the Thermodesulfobacteriota bacterium genome, one interval contains:
- a CDS encoding nucleoside phosphorylase: MKLPSEEPVIIEPRKGRTESNVEETVLLFFSPTDLKIAFNVLNLDESRTRRLNFAKLYDLNLNGNRFSIAGPAMGAPIAVILMERLIAMGARNIVGIGSCGSLQKDIRIGDYIIPAEALIEEGTSQHYPLGEPIPKASKKILKYLKDRCMSNNLNFTIGKVWTTDALFRETIEKITTYQNQNVLGVEMEMSALFTVGTFRGIDAGGLLVVSDELFTLKWKSGFGGDKYLSAMKAACETLFFIPTVMV; this comes from the coding sequence GTGAAATTACCATCTGAAGAACCAGTTATTATAGAGCCGAGAAAAGGCAGAACAGAGTCAAATGTGGAAGAAACGGTACTTTTGTTTTTCTCACCTACAGATCTTAAGATCGCCTTCAATGTATTAAATCTGGATGAATCACGAACAAGAAGATTGAATTTCGCCAAATTGTACGACCTGAATCTCAATGGCAATCGATTCTCCATTGCCGGTCCTGCAATGGGAGCTCCTATCGCTGTGATACTCATGGAGAGGTTGATTGCCATGGGAGCCAGAAATATAGTTGGCATAGGCTCATGTGGCTCTCTCCAAAAAGACATTCGTATAGGAGACTATATAATTCCTGCCGAGGCACTAATAGAGGAAGGGACATCCCAGCATTATCCTCTGGGTGAACCGATTCCCAAGGCCAGCAAAAAGATTTTGAAATACCTGAAGGACCGTTGTATGTCAAATAATCTTAACTTCACTATAGGCAAGGTATGGACAACAGATGCCCTCTTTCGGGAAACAATTGAAAAAATAACCACGTACCAAAATCAGAATGTCTTGGGGGTTGAAATGGAGATGTCAGCCCTCTTCACAGTGGGGACGTTCAGGGGAATTGATGCAGGAGGGTTATTGGTAGTTTCCGATGAACTGTTTACTTTAAAATGGAAATCTGGGTTTGGAGGGGACAAATATCTTTCAGCAATGAAAGCAGCCTGTGAAACTCTATTCTTCATCCCCACAGTTATGGTTTAA
- a CDS encoding DUF1786 domain-containing protein, whose translation MSNIRILAIDVGGGTQDILLYEESSPVENSVKLILPSQTRIIANRIARITRDRNAIFLKGNLMGGGPCVMAIRNHINAGLKVFATGLAAKTIHDNLTRVEKMGIKIVTDPPEDAIPVVLGDIDLIALKKALSCFDTELPENFAIAVQDHGECIYGSNRKFRFQHWQEFLQNDGQISHLAYQSPPRYLTRMMALKNDLPEAIVMDTSTAAIIGTLCDPSIEKENKKGVVIVNVGNQHTVAALVKDSKMLGLFEHHSGSMTPEKLEDYIHRLLEGRLTNEEVFEDGGHGCFIQPGFSPGNGFKLISITGPKRRLAEGLGYYFAVPHGDMMLTGCFGLVRAAMGFFGK comes from the coding sequence TTGTCCAATATTAGAATCCTTGCTATCGACGTTGGAGGGGGAACACAGGATATCCTGCTGTATGAAGAGAGTAGCCCTGTGGAGAATTCCGTTAAGCTGATCTTGCCCTCTCAGACAAGGATCATAGCAAATCGTATTGCCAGGATAACACGAGATAGAAATGCCATCTTTCTGAAAGGGAACCTTATGGGAGGTGGCCCCTGTGTAATGGCAATAAGAAACCATATCAATGCCGGCCTCAAAGTATTTGCCACGGGGTTAGCAGCAAAGACCATCCACGATAACTTAACCAGAGTGGAGAAAATGGGAATAAAAATCGTTACTGACCCGCCCGAAGATGCAATACCAGTTGTACTGGGAGATATTGATCTAATTGCTCTTAAGAAGGCGCTATCCTGCTTTGACACGGAGCTTCCAGAGAATTTTGCAATTGCGGTTCAGGACCATGGTGAATGTATATATGGAAGCAATCGGAAGTTTCGGTTTCAACATTGGCAAGAATTTCTACAGAATGACGGGCAGATATCCCATTTAGCGTATCAGAGCCCGCCCCGGTACCTTACCAGAATGATGGCTCTGAAGAATGACCTTCCTGAGGCGATAGTCATGGACACAAGTACAGCGGCTATCATTGGAACCCTTTGTGACCCCTCAATAGAAAAAGAAAATAAAAAGGGGGTGGTCATTGTTAATGTTGGAAACCAGCATACTGTTGCTGCCCTGGTTAAAGACAGCAAAATGCTTGGGTTATTTGAACACCACAGTGGATCAATGACTCCAGAAAAATTGGAAGACTATATCCACCGTCTCTTAGAGGGAAGACTGACTAACGAGGAGGTATTTGAAGACGGTGGCCATGGGTGTTTTATCCAGCCTGGTTTCTCTCCGGGGAACGGATTTAAGTTAATATCTATAACAGGCCCTAAAAGAAGATTGGCAGAAGGTTTAGGGTACTACTTTGCTGTTCCCCACGGCGATATGATGTTAACAGGGTGTTTCGGGTTGGTAAGGGCTGCCATGGGATTTTTTGGTAAATAG
- a CDS encoding acylphosphatase produces MPKTRAHVIVKGRVQGVYFRAETQYEARRLGVNGWVRNLRDRSVEAVFEGEEDRVKSMIKWCNHGPAGAIVADISIDWQDYKGEFDRFSITY; encoded by the coding sequence ATGCCAAAAACTAGAGCCCATGTTATAGTAAAAGGAAGGGTTCAGGGGGTTTATTTTCGTGCTGAAACCCAATATGAAGCAAGGCGACTAGGCGTAAACGGATGGGTGAGGAACCTGCGGGACAGAAGTGTTGAAGCTGTTTTTGAAGGAGAAGAAGACAGGGTTAAGAGTATGATTAAATGGTGTAATCACGGACCTGCAGGAGCAATAGTGGCAGATATTTCTATAGATTGGCAGGACTATAAAGGAGAATTTGACAGGTTTTCCATCACGTATTGA
- a CDS encoding methyltransferase, producing the protein MSSNQQKGFWQHFFDSLTIPWVDKTIAVLAVMPFVYILFRIMMRGEMNLPRASIAIQLLIIIITMVIRTTPIRITPNPWYWLLAFVVTYFGFFIAAFAQKGTALIPGVIPNFLSILALAVAVYARLSLGRNIGLVPAQRNIITRGAYGFVRHPIYTGLILSYVGFSLRMFSPRNVTMALLGVGLIVLKSFIEEGFLREAPEYADYMDRVRWRWFPGLA; encoded by the coding sequence ATGTCTTCAAATCAGCAAAAAGGTTTTTGGCAGCATTTCTTCGACTCACTTACTATCCCGTGGGTGGACAAAACCATTGCCGTTCTGGCGGTGATGCCGTTTGTCTATATACTGTTTCGCATCATGATGCGCGGCGAAATGAACCTCCCCCGTGCCTCGATTGCGATTCAACTCCTTATAATAATAATAACAATGGTTATCCGCACCACGCCGATTCGCATAACACCCAATCCATGGTATTGGCTGCTGGCATTTGTAGTTACTTATTTCGGATTTTTTATCGCAGCATTTGCCCAGAAGGGAACTGCCCTTATCCCTGGTGTAATCCCGAATTTCCTTTCAATACTTGCCCTGGCTGTAGCTGTGTATGCACGTCTCAGTTTAGGTCGAAACATAGGTCTTGTTCCGGCTCAGCGGAATATCATCACACGCGGCGCGTACGGATTTGTCCGTCATCCAATCTATACGGGACTGATCCTCTCTTACGTTGGGTTCTCGCTTCGCATGTTCTCACCACGCAATGTGACGATGGCGCTCCTCGGTGTCGGCTTGATAGTGTTAAAGAGCTTCATAGAGGAAGGCTTCCTGCGGGAAGCTCCGGAGTATGCTGATTACATGGACCGTGTCCGATGGCGGTGGTTTCCCGGCCTGGCATAA
- a CDS encoding amidohydrolase family protein, translating into MMDYDDFIYFDVHTHFFPEKLLHAIWEYMASHYWPVYLKDTAKNLAMKLVSNYRVKHFLILNYAHKPGIASSINEWTNSFCSSPQLKGVAIPFGTIHPGDTGNSEEMDRIFCDFGFAGIKLQLMVTDFYISDRRMKTVYDKIIEYDKVLFVHIGTFPSHTNYFPGLKFQFPYTGVTHLERFMEEYPEMKVIVPHMGADEYEEMWELIEKYPNLYFDTAGIAVKNNSLIDDGMHSINHEQLYEISDRILFGSDFPNIGWGYRNSVLGWLEREMDRTFYEKVFYKNASRFFRGYI; encoded by the coding sequence ATGATGGATTATGATGATTTCATTTATTTTGATGTACATACCCATTTCTTTCCTGAAAAATTATTACATGCTATTTGGGAATACATGGCTAGTCATTACTGGCCGGTTTATCTTAAAGACACGGCTAAAAATCTTGCTATGAAGCTGGTATCAAATTATAGGGTCAAACATTTTCTGATACTCAATTATGCTCACAAACCAGGTATTGCCAGTTCCATCAATGAATGGACAAACTCTTTTTGTTCTTCTCCCCAGTTGAAAGGTGTTGCCATACCATTTGGCACAATCCATCCTGGTGATACTGGAAACTCCGAAGAGATGGACCGAATTTTCTGTGATTTTGGCTTTGCAGGCATCAAACTTCAGCTGATGGTAACAGACTTTTATATCTCTGACCGGCGGATGAAAACTGTCTATGATAAAATAATAGAGTATGATAAGGTATTATTCGTTCATATTGGGACTTTTCCTTCCCACACAAATTACTTTCCAGGCTTAAAATTTCAGTTCCCTTACACAGGTGTAACCCATTTGGAACGTTTTATGGAAGAATATCCTGAAATGAAGGTTATTGTTCCCCACATGGGGGCTGATGAGTATGAAGAAATGTGGGAGCTCATAGAGAAGTATCCAAACCTTTATTTCGATACTGCGGGAATTGCGGTCAAAAACAATTCTCTTATTGATGATGGAATGCACTCTATCAACCACGAACAACTCTATGAGATTTCTGACCGTATTCTGTTTGGTAGTGACTTCCCGAACATCGGATGGGGATACCGTAACTCTGTTCTAGGGTGGTTGGAACGAGAAATGGACCGCACATTTTATGAAAAAGTATTTTATAAAAATGCCTCAAGGTTCTTTCGTGGATATATTTGA
- a CDS encoding NAD-dependent epimerase/dehydratase family protein translates to MKCLVTGAAGFIGSQLSKRLINEGYEVIGIDCFVDYYPRALKERNINELKKREEFKFIEANLISIDLGELISDVSYIFHQAAQAGVRASWGENFSIYSDNNILVTQRLLEASINSGIKGFIFASSSSVYGDTEDLPMRETSILRPVSPYGVSKLAAEHLCYLYYKNYKVPTISLRYFTVYGPAQRPDMAFNRFITSMLKGKEITVYGDGEQTRDFTYIDDLVEANISAMKSDSIGEIFNIGGGSRVTINSVLKILTEILSVKAEIEYKNNQKGDVGHTWADISKAENIFGYRHKVTLYEGLKRECEWLKGEK, encoded by the coding sequence ATGAAATGTTTAGTCACAGGAGCTGCTGGCTTCATTGGTTCCCAGCTTTCAAAAAGGTTAATCAATGAAGGCTATGAGGTCATAGGGATCGACTGCTTCGTAGATTACTATCCAAGGGCACTAAAAGAGAGGAATATTAACGAGTTAAAAAAAAGAGAGGAGTTCAAATTTATTGAGGCAAACCTGATTTCCATCGATCTTGGAGAATTGATTTCTGATGTAAGTTATATATTTCACCAGGCTGCCCAGGCAGGGGTAAGGGCCAGTTGGGGAGAAAATTTTAGCATATATTCTGATAATAATATCTTGGTCACTCAACGATTACTAGAAGCTTCAATAAATTCCGGAATCAAAGGGTTTATTTTTGCTTCGTCTTCTTCTGTGTATGGAGATACCGAGGACCTGCCGATGCGTGAGACATCGATTTTAAGGCCGGTCTCCCCCTATGGCGTATCAAAACTGGCGGCTGAGCACTTGTGTTATCTGTATTATAAAAACTATAAAGTACCTACGATTTCCTTACGCTACTTTACTGTATATGGTCCTGCTCAAAGGCCAGACATGGCATTTAACAGATTTATTACTTCTATGTTAAAAGGGAAAGAGATAACTGTTTATGGTGATGGAGAACAGACAAGGGATTTTACGTATATCGATGACCTTGTTGAGGCAAATATTTCTGCTATGAAGTCAGACTCTATCGGTGAAATCTTTAATATTGGAGGAGGGTCCAGAGTAACAATAAATTCTGTGCTTAAAATCTTAACGGAAATCTTATCCGTTAAGGCAGAGATTGAATATAAAAACAATCAAAAAGGAGATGTAGGTCACACATGGGCTGATATTTCGAAGGCAGAAAATATATTTGGTTATCGGCATAAGGTAACGCTTTACGAGGGCTTAAAGAGGGAATGTGAATGGTTGAAGGGTGAGAAGTGA
- a CDS encoding glycosyltransferase family 4 protein, protein MYKILHTEWSDGWGGQEKRILLEATEFQKRGHYVVLASTPESEIDKRARKAGISTVTMPMRHSFDLSASFKIFRLIKEKRIEIVNTHSSVDSWIASFSVKLARSPILIRTRHLSVPISTNPLNFIYRLPDAIITTGESIKERMVKINQLDNSRIFSIPTGVKLQEFDPDIDGHYLREELGINGVTPIITMVAVLRSWKRHEIFLDAARLVLKNFPEARFLIVGEGPRRKHVEAKIEELGISDFTIMTGYREDIPEILSVSDISVLTSESSEGVPQALIQAMAMARPVVATNAGGIPEVISDGQTGILIEPNDAEGLANAILRLLKDSEFARRIGKNGRKLVEERFSCDTMIDKITNLYETILSKKRRNPQTN, encoded by the coding sequence TTGTATAAGATACTGCATACGGAATGGTCTGATGGCTGGGGTGGCCAGGAGAAGAGGATATTACTGGAGGCTACCGAGTTTCAGAAGAGGGGGCACTACGTAGTCTTGGCATCTACTCCAGAAAGTGAGATAGATAAAAGGGCTAGAAAGGCAGGCATATCAACTGTCACTATGCCTATGCGGCATAGTTTCGACCTCTCGGCGTCTTTTAAAATATTCAGGCTGATAAAGGAAAAAAGGATTGAAATTGTAAATACTCATAGTTCAGTTGATAGCTGGATCGCTTCTTTTTCGGTTAAATTAGCTAGGAGCCCAATTTTAATAAGAACACGACATCTGTCTGTGCCAATATCTACCAATCCTCTAAATTTCATCTATCGGCTTCCCGATGCCATAATAACCACTGGCGAATCTATAAAAGAGAGAATGGTAAAGATAAATCAGCTTGATAATAGTAGGATTTTTTCAATTCCCACTGGCGTTAAATTACAAGAGTTTGATCCTGACATAGATGGACATTATTTAAGGGAAGAGCTTGGAATAAATGGTGTAACACCGATTATTACAATGGTAGCTGTTCTGAGAAGCTGGAAAAGGCATGAGATTTTTTTGGATGCAGCGAGATTGGTACTGAAAAACTTCCCTGAAGCTAGATTCTTAATAGTGGGGGAAGGACCAAGGAGAAAACATGTAGAAGCAAAAATAGAAGAGCTTGGCATTAGTGATTTTACCATTATGACAGGCTACAGGGAAGACATACCGGAGATCCTTTCTGTCTCGGATATATCAGTGTTAACCTCTGAATCGTCTGAGGGAGTTCCTCAAGCCTTGATTCAGGCAATGGCAATGGCAAGACCGGTAGTAGCAACAAATGCGGGAGGTATACCAGAAGTTATAAGTGATGGTCAGACGGGGATACTAATTGAGCCAAATGATGCAGAGGGATTAGCAAATGCCATTCTTCGACTACTTAAGGATAGTGAATTTGCCCGGAGAATTGGCAAAAACGGAAGGAAATTAGTTGAAGAAAGATTTAGCTGCGACACGATGATAGACAAAATAACCAATTTGTATGAGACAATCCTGTCGAAGAAGAGAAGAAACCCCCAAACTAATTGA